Sequence from the Verrucomicrobiota bacterium genome:
GACAAACAGGTGCCAGAGCACGGCCTGAAAGGCCTCGGAATGGGGCGTGACGTTTTGAGGGTTGACGGTTGGGATGACGCAACAGGCATCGGCGACCTGGGCGGTGTAGCCGCCGTCCCGGCCTACGATGCCGAGAATTTTGGCGCCTACCTTTTCGGCGTAAAGAAGCGCCGAGACCAGGTTCGGGCTCACGTTTTTCTCAATGTTACCGCCTCCGACGGAAAACACCATCACGGCATCCTCAGGCCTGAGCCGGCTTCCACGCAGCCATTCCACGAACACTGACGCCCAGCCTTCGTCGTTGGTGCGCGCGGTCAGTTCTGAAACGTTAT
This genomic interval carries:
- a CDS encoding SIS domain-containing protein, which gives rise to MSTYSAQHLAETAEIVSRIDPAILESMVDHLHEVRSRGGRLFFLGVGGSAANASHAVNDFRKIADIEAYAPTDNVSELTARTNDEGWASVFVEWLRGSRLRPEDAVMVFSVGGGNIEKNVSPNLVSALLYAEKVGAKILGIVGRDGGYTAQVADACCVIPTVNPQNVTPHSEAFQAVLWHLFVSHPKLKVQQTKWESTK